The Methylomonas koyamae genome has a segment encoding these proteins:
- a CDS encoding OmpA family protein produces the protein MTKMPISKKFLTFAAALALTGCAESYLVLLEDHDGSTGKVTFNSRAGGETLVEAAGYGAALNNDKTVFKVEQQRIEKDFGRALASEPVRPEVFLLYFETGGAKLTPESAALIPKIVEAAGNHPAADISVIGHTDTVGNADKNEKLARERAVEVSRLFDPSKLDVKEVTVTSHGEKNLLIKTPDETSEPKNRRVEVTIR, from the coding sequence ATGACCAAAATGCCCATATCAAAAAAATTTCTGACATTTGCCGCCGCATTGGCGTTGACCGGTTGCGCCGAATCCTACTTGGTATTGTTGGAGGACCACGACGGCAGCACCGGCAAGGTCACATTCAACAGCCGGGCCGGCGGCGAAACCTTGGTCGAAGCGGCCGGCTACGGTGCCGCGTTGAACAACGACAAGACGGTGTTTAAAGTGGAACAGCAACGCATCGAAAAAGATTTCGGCCGGGCCCTGGCCTCGGAACCGGTGCGTCCGGAAGTATTCCTGCTGTATTTCGAGACCGGCGGCGCCAAACTGACGCCGGAATCGGCAGCGTTGATACCGAAAATCGTCGAAGCGGCGGGCAATCACCCGGCAGCGGACATCTCGGTGATCGGCCACACCGACACGGTCGGCAATGCGGATAAGAACGAAAAACTGGCGCGAGAACGGGCTGTGGAAGTCAGCCGTTTGTTCGACCCGAGCAAACTGGACGTCAAGGAAGTGACCGTGACCTCGCACGGCGAGAAGAATTTATTGATCAAAACCCCGGACGAAACCTCGGAGCCGAAAAACCGGCGGGTGGAAGTCACGATCCGTTAA
- the dsbC gene encoding bifunctional protein-disulfide isomerase/oxidoreductase DsbC, producing MKKISHLLALSAAMACGQAVADEAAIKKALSEFMPEGKIDAVKPSEIQGLYEVTMGGNIFYASEDGKYLVQGQLFDVQAKKNITETKLAGVRKAELDKLGEQKMIIFKPETPKHTVSVFTDIDCGYCRKLHSEIDQYLAQGITVRYMFFPRAGKGSDSYKKAVSVWCAADRNKALTSAKKGESLDSKSCENPVDEHMALGEAFGMNGTPMIVTQKGNILPGYVPAAQLAKILASE from the coding sequence ATGAAAAAAATCTCACACCTTCTGGCCTTATCGGCCGCGATGGCCTGCGGCCAAGCGGTTGCCGACGAAGCGGCAATCAAAAAGGCGCTCAGCGAGTTTATGCCGGAAGGCAAAATCGATGCGGTTAAACCGTCCGAAATTCAGGGGCTGTACGAAGTGACGATGGGCGGCAATATTTTTTATGCCTCCGAAGACGGCAAATATTTGGTGCAAGGCCAATTATTCGACGTGCAAGCCAAGAAAAATATCACCGAGACCAAATTGGCCGGCGTTCGTAAAGCGGAATTGGACAAGCTCGGCGAACAGAAGATGATTATCTTCAAACCGGAGACTCCCAAACACACGGTCTCGGTGTTTACCGACATCGACTGCGGCTACTGCCGTAAATTGCATTCGGAAATCGATCAATATTTGGCGCAAGGCATCACAGTGCGCTATATGTTTTTCCCTAGAGCCGGTAAAGGTTCCGATTCCTACAAAAAAGCGGTTTCTGTCTGGTGCGCGGCCGATAGAAACAAAGCTCTGACCTCAGCAAAGAAAGGCGAAAGCCTGGATAGCAAAAGCTGTGAAAATCCGGTCGACGAACATATGGCCTTGGGCGAAGCGTTCGGCATGAACGGCACGCCGATGATAGTGACCCAAAAAGGGAATATTTTGCCCGGTTACGTGCCCGCTGCGCAGTTGGCCAAGATATTGGCTAGCGAATAA
- a CDS encoding CHASE2 domain-containing protein, which translates to MAKRRFEKPLLISILALSTVLLTVSDALWRVDRWIYDLQLPLLASPASPEIIIIEVDQKSLADFGRWPWPRDIHARLLEFLARSKPRAIALDFIFSEADKSHPEADAHLAQALTLARPVVLPVVVEYNGQTLVETLPLPDYAKHAALGHANVDLDKDGISRSILLQAGLGDRLWPAMPLAIYAQQHPEFLQALPGLRTETPRDSLHGDFRVWLPFFDPSSDFARLSYSEVLSGKVPARVFDGKYVLVGLTASGLERELPAPLAVGGRPMTGVEFIAAGLDGLLKQTLWQPLPGIWQFWASLAIAGCSVWLSTRFSPRWLPPAILALSVTILCGSWLLLRLSHYWFAPSVALFVLWFSYPLRSWRHFEKLIQSLFAERKRAFVTLNAIADGVITTTPDGVIDYMNAAAIDIVGHRPPSSSSLNIDRIFTLEIRDKPFAIADLIRQSIAENAPLKYSHCRLTVSGQHQITANLGIAPLLAGRGVASGAVISINDIGERMLMAKMLLQKTEEQAVMRELINRAEQMSLAKSQFLSQMSHELRTPLNAVIGFAQLLQMDDPEHPLDPYHLDSVQEILKAGQHLLGLINELLDLAKIESGKIAMNIQSVALADLIGDCTALISPLARSKGLNLAVQNPLAPDVLLQVDPKRAKQILLNFLSNAVKYNSPQGRIDLHAQLSGGDRVRISITDTGQGVAEQEQKLLFQSFQRLGAESSEIEGTGIGLAITKQLAELMDGGVGVSSTPGVGSTFWVEFPLANEPAVLTHPVIDPAL; encoded by the coding sequence ATGGCGAAACGCCGCTTCGAAAAACCGTTATTGATCTCGATTCTGGCGTTATCGACGGTGCTGCTGACCGTAAGCGATGCGTTGTGGCGCGTGGACCGTTGGATCTACGACTTGCAATTGCCGTTACTGGCGTCGCCGGCTTCGCCGGAGATCATCATCATAGAAGTCGACCAGAAAAGCCTAGCCGATTTCGGCCGTTGGCCCTGGCCACGAGACATCCACGCCCGGTTGCTGGAGTTTTTAGCTCGCTCGAAACCGCGGGCGATAGCCTTGGACTTTATTTTTTCCGAAGCCGACAAATCGCACCCCGAAGCCGATGCCCACCTCGCTCAAGCGTTAACCTTGGCCCGACCGGTAGTGCTACCTGTCGTCGTGGAATATAACGGCCAAACGTTGGTGGAAACCCTGCCGCTACCGGACTACGCCAAACATGCCGCACTCGGCCACGCCAACGTCGATTTGGACAAAGACGGCATCAGCCGCAGCATACTTTTGCAAGCCGGCTTGGGCGACAGGCTGTGGCCGGCTATGCCTTTGGCAATCTATGCCCAGCAACATCCGGAATTTCTGCAGGCGCTACCCGGCCTGCGCACCGAAACGCCGCGCGATTCGCTGCACGGCGACTTCCGGGTGTGGCTGCCGTTTTTCGATCCGAGCAGCGATTTCGCCCGCCTTTCTTATTCGGAGGTATTGTCCGGCAAAGTCCCGGCCCGAGTATTCGACGGTAAATACGTGCTGGTCGGCTTAACCGCGAGCGGCCTGGAACGCGAATTGCCGGCACCGTTGGCGGTCGGCGGCCGGCCGATGACCGGCGTCGAATTCATCGCCGCCGGCCTGGACGGCTTGTTGAAACAAACGCTGTGGCAGCCCTTACCGGGAATTTGGCAATTTTGGGCCAGTCTGGCGATAGCCGGTTGCTCGGTTTGGCTAAGCACCCGGTTCTCGCCGCGTTGGCTGCCGCCGGCGATACTGGCGCTTTCCGTGACGATTCTGTGCGGGAGTTGGCTGCTGCTGCGCCTGAGCCACTATTGGTTCGCGCCGTCGGTAGCGCTTTTCGTGTTGTGGTTCAGTTATCCGCTACGCAGTTGGCGCCATTTCGAGAAGTTGATCCAATCCTTGTTCGCCGAACGCAAACGGGCATTTGTCACGCTGAACGCAATCGCGGACGGCGTCATCACGACGACGCCGGACGGCGTGATCGACTACATGAACGCCGCCGCAATCGACATCGTCGGCCATAGACCGCCCAGCTCCAGCAGCCTTAATATCGACCGGATTTTCACTCTGGAAATTCGCGACAAACCATTCGCCATCGCCGATTTGATCCGGCAAAGCATCGCCGAAAACGCCCCGCTGAAATACAGCCATTGCCGGTTGACCGTGTCCGGGCAACACCAAATTACCGCCAACCTGGGGATTGCGCCTTTACTGGCCGGCAGGGGCGTGGCAAGCGGCGCCGTGATCAGCATTAACGATATCGGCGAACGGATGCTGATGGCGAAGATGCTGTTGCAGAAAACCGAAGAGCAAGCCGTAATGCGCGAATTGATTAACCGCGCCGAACAAATGAGTCTGGCCAAAAGCCAGTTCCTGTCGCAAATGAGTCACGAGCTGCGGACACCGCTGAACGCGGTGATCGGTTTCGCGCAACTGCTGCAAATGGACGATCCCGAGCATCCGCTGGATCCTTACCATCTGGATTCGGTGCAAGAGATCCTGAAGGCCGGCCAGCATTTGCTGGGTTTGATCAACGAACTACTCGATCTGGCCAAAATAGAATCGGGCAAAATCGCGATGAATATCCAAAGTGTGGCGCTAGCCGATTTGATTGGCGACTGTACGGCGTTGATTTCGCCGTTGGCACGCAGCAAAGGGCTGAACTTGGCCGTACAAAATCCGTTAGCTCCCGATGTCTTGTTGCAAGTCGACCCGAAACGGGCCAAGCAGATTCTGTTGAATTTCCTGTCCAACGCCGTCAAATACAACAGCCCGCAAGGCCGCATCGATTTGCACGCTCAACTCAGCGGCGGCGACCGGGTCCGTATTTCAATAACCGATACCGGCCAAGGTGTGGCCGAACAGGAACAAAAGCTGCTATTCCAGTCGTTTCAACGTTTGGGAGCCGAAAGCAGCGAGATCGAAGGCACCGGTATCGGCTTGGCCATCACCAAACAATTGGCCGAGCTGATGGACGGCGGCGTCGGCGTCAGCAGTACGCCGGGCGTTGGCAGCACTTTCTGGGTGGAATTTCCGCTGGCAAATGAACCCGCCGTGTTGACTCATCCCGTGATTGACCCGGCTCTTTGA
- a CDS encoding FecR family protein → MKRLLLPLCVGFGLTLSTAPFADDSVIGYIKTSTDETAIIEAGNKSKAGLGSAVHVGDIIKTDANGSAGLTLKDNTVLSIGPNTELKIEAYQFLPEQDRLELNASLLSGTLHYISGVIAKLKPEAVRLNTPTGVIAVRGTRFLVKIAE, encoded by the coding sequence ATGAAACGTTTGCTTTTACCGTTATGCGTGGGGTTTGGCCTTACGCTCTCAACTGCCCCGTTCGCGGACGATAGCGTAATCGGTTACATCAAAACATCCACCGATGAAACCGCCATCATCGAAGCGGGTAATAAATCAAAGGCCGGCCTCGGATCGGCCGTGCATGTCGGCGACATCATCAAAACCGATGCCAATGGCTCTGCCGGATTGACGCTGAAGGACAACACCGTGCTATCCATCGGCCCGAACACTGAATTAAAAATCGAGGCATACCAATTTTTGCCGGAACAGGACCGGCTGGAATTGAACGCCAGCTTGCTGAGCGGCACCCTGCACTATATTTCCGGAGTCATCGCCAAACTCAAGCCGGAAGCGGTAAGGCTCAACACCCCGACCGGCGTTATCGCGGTCAGAGGAACCCGTTTTCTAGTCAAAATTGCAGAATAA